The nucleotide window ACCCGACGGGAAGAACTCGCACTTATTTCCCGGGGCGAGGCGGCTGGAGCAGTCCTGCCGGCCGGTGAGGGTCAGGTAATAACGACCCAGCAAGGTGTAGTTGACGCGCCCCATGAAGGACTGCAGCACCCACTCCTCGAGATCCGCGCCGACATCGGTCACCCGCCCCGCGGTGCCGATGTTGTGGTAGAGCTGGTACTCATAAGGCAGATCCTGGACGGTTGCCTCCGTCATGTTCTCCTGCTGGCGCTGGATCTCGTAGAGCAGCGTGGCGTCGACCTGGTGCCTGTCGCCTAACTGCTTGTTGTAGTTGAGCTGCGTCGTGGAGACGTAGTTGAGCGTCTGGCTTCGCTGGACCTCGGCGCGATTGCTGCTCCCCTTGAAATCGTCGGTCAACGCGCCGACGAACTCACCCGCGCGAACGAAGGTGAGGTCCGCGCCGAAGACCGTCCGCAGGTTCAACGCGTCGGTCAGATCGTACGCGACGAAAGCGTTCCCGAAGGTCCGCGTGCGCAGCCGGTCGTTCTTGCGGTGCAGCGCATCGACCAGCGGGTTCCACATCTGCGCGTCCCATGGGGTGTTGAACGCGAGCGGCTCTCCGTTCTCGTCGAAGGCCGGCGCGAGAGGATCTATCGACAAAGCTTCGCCCCAGATGCCATCTCCCCGTCCGATGTTCTGGAAAGAGTTGGTGACGTTCGCGGTCAGCCCCGCGTTGAGCCTACCGGAGGTGTGCTCGATGCTGCCACTGGCGCCCCGGCGCATGAAGTTCTGCCCGATGGTGACGCCTTTTTCGTAGAGGTAGTTCCCGCCGATGGCAAAGCGAGTGCTCTCGTTGCCGCCGGTGATGGTGAGCTGGTGGTTCTGGATCGCTCCGTTACGGGAGATGAGATCCGGGTAGTCGGCGTCGACCCCGCTGCGCATGCCTTCCAGCTCACCGGCAGTAAAGGCGACGAGATCCCCCTCCTCGCAGTAGAGTTGACCCTCGGGACAGACGTAGCGCCCTGTGGTACGCACCGCTTCGCGACGGAAGTTCGCGAACTCCTCGGCGTTGAACACCTCCACCATGTTGTGGATCTGCTCGACGCCGTAGTAGGTGTCGTAGGTGACGCGGGTGCCTCCCCCCTGCCCCGACTTGGTGGTGATGAGGATCACCCCGTTGGCGCCGCGCGAGCCGTAGACCGCGGTGGCCGACGCGTCCTTGAGAACGTCAATGGAGGCAATCGTCTGCGGGTTGATGTCGTTGAGACCGCCCGCGATGGCGACGCCATCCACGACGATCAGCGGATCGTTGCCCGCTGAAAGCGAACGCTCGCCGCGAATGCGGATCTCCGGCGCGTCTCCGGGGACGTAGCCGTTGGTCTGCACGTCCAGCCCCGCAACGCGACCTTTGAGCGCCTCACCCACACTCGGCGTGGGGATCTGCGCGATCTCCTCGGCGCGCACCGAAGCGACCGCCCCGGTGACATCCTGCCGTTGCTGGGTGCCGTAGCCGACCGCGACCACCCCTTCGAGCTCGACCGCCGACGCGGCGAGCTGGAAGCTCACGGTGGCAGTCTGGCCCGCAGTCACCGTCACCGTTTGCGTCTCCGTCTCGTAGCCGATCAGGCCTGCTCTGACCTGGTGGGTGCCGGCAGGGACGTTGGACACCGTGAACTGGCCACTCTGGTCGGTGACCGCTCCCAAGCCGGTGTCCTCACCGACGGTGACCGTTGCGCCAGATAGCGGCGCGCCACCCTCATCGGTGACCTGACCCGTGATCTGTCCGCCTGCCTGCGCAGACGCCTGCGTAGCCGTAAAGCATATGGCTAGCAGGAGGAGCACGAAGCGTTTCATCGATGGTTCTCCTTGTGTGAGATCGATGAAGGATGGTCGGCACAATGCCGGCCGGGGTACGGCGAAACGAAGCGAGAAGAGCTTGCAGTTGGGGGTCCGCCAGAGGGGGGAGGGGTGGCGGAGGAGATCTGTAGGGGTACCTGCACCGACCGCGGGGAGCAGGTCGGACGAGGAGCGCAACGCTTCCGCGTGCGCGACGGTGGAGGTTGTACGGACCGGACAAGGGAGCGACCCCGCACGGCAGACTCTCCTGCTCGAGAATCGAGTTCCGGCTGCGGACGGTTCTTGCTGTCAGGTCTGGCTCGGAATTGAGAAGGCCGGCACGGGGGGCACAGCCTCTCGGTTCACGATATCGGTAGCGCGATAAGGTCAGATCCGAGCTGTAGGGTAATCTGCGCGGCGGCTCGTCGCGGGAGGTGCAGCGGCGAGCGCCATCGCCAGGCATGTTGCGTTTGCAGGGGCGAACATATGCGATGGGCGCAAACATGTCAAAGGGGGGACTTCGGGAGGGCTCAAACAGAAGGCCCGTCCGGCTCCAGACTGCCGAGCCGGACGGGCCTTCAAACCACCGCTGTGAACGGGATCAATAACCCGGATTCTGACCGAACTCCGAGCCGTCCTCGTTCCGCGTACGATCGATCTGCGACTGCGGAATCGGCCGCAACACGTGGAAATCCTGGATGTTCGGAGCGGCCTCGTGATTCCGGCGCCGCACCATCTCGACCAGCTTGCCGAAGCGCTTCAGGTCGAACCAGCGGTGACCCTCCGCGTACAGCTCGCGAGCCCGCTCGTCCAGGATGAGGTCGAGCGTCATGTCGGCGGCGGTCACCTCCATCTCGGCTTCATGCCCCGG belongs to Longimicrobiaceae bacterium and includes:
- a CDS encoding TonB-dependent receptor, with amino-acid sequence MKRFVLLLLAICFTATQASAQAGGQITGQVTDEGGAPLSGATVTVGEDTGLGAVTDQSGQFTVSNVPAGTHQVRAGLIGYETETQTVTVTAGQTATVSFQLAASAVELEGVVAVGYGTQQRQDVTGAVASVRAEEIAQIPTPSVGEALKGRVAGLDVQTNGYVPGDAPEIRIRGERSLSAGNDPLIVVDGVAIAGGLNDINPQTIASIDVLKDASATAVYGSRGANGVILITTKSGQGGGTRVTYDTYYGVEQIHNMVEVFNAEEFANFRREAVRTTGRYVCPEGQLYCEEGDLVAFTAGELEGMRSGVDADYPDLISRNGAIQNHQLTITGGNESTRFAIGGNYLYEKGVTIGQNFMRRGASGSIEHTSGRLNAGLTANVTNSFQNIGRGDGIWGEALSIDPLAPAFDENGEPLAFNTPWDAQMWNPLVDALHRKNDRLRTRTFGNAFVAYDLTDALNLRTVFGADLTFVRAGEFVGALTDDFKGSSNRAEVQRSQTLNYVSTTQLNYNKQLGDRHQVDATLLYEIQRQQENMTEATVQDLPYEYQLYHNIGTAGRVTDVGADLEEWVLQSFMGRVNYTLLGRYYLTLTGRQDCSSRLAPGNKCEFFPSGALKWRLSDEPFMQNQSLFTDLSIRTSYGRVGNTAIAPYQTQGSLGRTVYSFGGEGAFGFEPADLANPELEWEKTDQFDVGVDFAMLNNRLSGAIDFYRQDTHDLLMERQLPGSTGFTSVLQNIGETRNTGVEVALSTVNLDNWHGITWTSDISWTKNKNEIVSIYGGKEDDVGNEWFIGKPIDVHYELEFAGIWQLDEAEEAAKYDRRPGDVKVVDQDGDGRITADGDRVIIGRHPDHPAWVGSFSNRITFGQFDLSALATARWGYMVDTNTWPGQMSSRYNQPKIDYWTPENPSNRWPRPNLDSEGAVDAGALQIMDASHWRIRNITLGYTVPSSVLGRLSDGSSMRVYLQAQDPFLFTDFPGFDPEGGDNTGVPSFRTLLIGASVGF